A region from the Acyrthosiphon pisum isolate AL4f chromosome A1, pea_aphid_22Mar2018_4r6ur, whole genome shotgun sequence genome encodes:
- the LOC100160412 gene encoding four and a half LIM domains protein 2 isoform X4 codes for MADVEYQFTTTERKVRKSKKTTSSNKRRESNDQGEVTITELDKENVYPSENGHDDKSGEYTKAMNKDWHSGHFCCWQCDESLTGQRYVLRDDHPYCIKCYESVFANPCDECDKTIGIDSKDLSYKDKHWHEACFLCSKCRVSLVDKQFGSKVEKIYCGNCYDTQFAARCDGCGDIFRAGTKKMEYKTRQWHEKCFSCVVCKSAIGTKSFIPREQEVYCATCYEEKFSTRCVKCDKIITSGGVTYKNEPWHRECFTCSHCSTSLAGQRFTSRDEKPYCGDCFGELFAKRCTSCVKPITGIGGTRFISFEDRHWHNDCFICAACKTSLVGRGFITDAEDIICPECAKQKLM; via the exons ATGGCAGACGTAGAATACCAGTTCACAACCACCGAGAGAAAAGTCAGGAAAAGCAAAAAAACTACTTCGTCAAATAAGAGGAGAGAGAGCAATGATCAGGGCGAAGTTACCATCACTGAACTGGATAAAGAAAACGTGTATCCATCGGAAAATGGTCACGATGACAAGAG TGGAGAATACACCAAGGCTATGAACAAGGACTGGCATTCCGGTCACTTCTGTTGCTGGCAATGTGACGAATCGTTAACAGGACAGAGATATGTGCTCAGAGACGATCATCCATATTGCATCAAATGCTACGAATCTGTGTTCGCCAACCCGTGCGACGAATGCGACAAGACCATCGGAATCGACTCTAAA GATTTGTCGTACAAGGATAAACATTGGCACGAAGCTTGTTTCTTGTGCAGCAAATGTCGCGTGTCGTTGGTGGACAAACAGTTTGGATCAAAAGTGGAAAAAATCTATTGCGGAAATTGCTACGACACTCAATTTGCTGCTAGATGCGACGGCTGTGGAGATATATTCCGCGCAG GAACGAAAAAGATGGAGTACAAGACTAGACAGTGGCACGAGAAATGTTTCAGCTGCGTTGTGTGCAAGTCGGCCATCGGCACCAAGAGCTTTATACCAAGAGAACAGGAAGTTTACTGCGCCACTTGCTACGAGGAAAAATTCTCGACCCGTTGCGTTAAGTGTGACAAG ATTATCACTAGTGGCGGTGTGACATATAAAAACGAACCTTGGCACAGGGAATGCTTCACGTGTAGCCATTGCAGCACGTCGCTGGCTGGACAGCGTTTCACGTCCAGAGACGAAAAACCGTACTGTGGAGATTGTTTCGGAGAGTTGTTCGCCAAAAGATGCACTTCATGTGTAAAACCGATTACAG GAATCGGCGGCACTAGATTCATCTCGTTCGAGGATCGCCACTGGCACAACGATTGTTTCATCTGCGCCGCCTGCAAGACCTCACTGGTCGGCAGGGGCTTCATCACCGACGCCGAAGACATCATTTGCCCGGAATGCGCCAAGCAGAAGCTCATGTAA
- the LOC100160412 gene encoding four and a half LIM domains protein 2 isoform X5, with protein sequence MSVDVMTSKFGNITLKTSTPKKDPGDDDVAILSSFLPEYLMSPAAITKNKAFECSMKRDCRLGDPKATPPGTKKMEYKTRQWHEKCFSCVVCKSAIGTKSFIPREQEVYCATCYEEKFSTRCVKCDKIITSGGVTYKNEPWHRECFTCSHCSTSLAGQRFTSRDEKPYCGDCFGELFAKRCTSCVKPITGIGGTRFISFEDRHWHNDCFICAACKTSLVGRGFITDAEDIICPECAKQKLM encoded by the exons ATGTCCGTGGACGTAATGACCAGCAAGTTCGGTAACATCACGCTGAAGACCAGCACGCCCAAAAAGGATCCGGGCGACGACGACGTGGCCATCCTGTCGTCATTTCTACCGGAATACCTGATGAGCCCCGCGGCCATAACCAAGAACAAGGCGTTCGAATGTTCGATGAAACGGGACTGCAGACTGGGAGACCCCAAAGCCACCCCTCCAG GAACGAAAAAGATGGAGTACAAGACTAGACAGTGGCACGAGAAATGTTTCAGCTGCGTTGTGTGCAAGTCGGCCATCGGCACCAAGAGCTTTATACCAAGAGAACAGGAAGTTTACTGCGCCACTTGCTACGAGGAAAAATTCTCGACCCGTTGCGTTAAGTGTGACAAG ATTATCACTAGTGGCGGTGTGACATATAAAAACGAACCTTGGCACAGGGAATGCTTCACGTGTAGCCATTGCAGCACGTCGCTGGCTGGACAGCGTTTCACGTCCAGAGACGAAAAACCGTACTGTGGAGATTGTTTCGGAGAGTTGTTCGCCAAAAGATGCACTTCATGTGTAAAACCGATTACAG GAATCGGCGGCACTAGATTCATCTCGTTCGAGGATCGCCACTGGCACAACGATTGTTTCATCTGCGCCGCCTGCAAGACCTCACTGGTCGGCAGGGGCTTCATCACCGACGCCGAAGACATCATTTGCCCGGAATGCGCCAAGCAGAAGCTCATGTAA